A single region of the Nyctibius grandis isolate bNycGra1 unplaced genomic scaffold, bNycGra1.pri scaffold_123_arrow_ctg1, whole genome shotgun sequence genome encodes:
- the NANOS3 gene encoding nanos homolog 3 — translation MEQGGAFDMWRDYLGLAALVATLPRECGDVGATVVASPGEPVPPGKAACAFCKHNGEAKAVYGGHSLRDAGGRVLCPVLRSYVCPQCGATQDRAHTKRFCPLTRRGYTSVYSRGTAGKLGGGGGGHGATKK, via the coding sequence ATGGAGCAGGGCGGCGCGTTCGACATGTGGCGGGACTACCTGGGGCTGGCGGCTTTGGTGGCCACGTTGCCACGGGAGTGCGGGGACGTGGGTGCCACGGTGGTGGCATCGCCCGGTGAGCCGGTGCCGCCCGGTAAAGCCGCGTGCGCCTTCTGCAAGCACAACGGGGAGGCGAAGGCGGTGTACGGCGGGCACAGCCTGCGCGACGCCGGCGGCCGGGTGCTGTGCCCGGTCCTGCGCAGCTACGTGTGCCCCCAGTGCGGCGCCACCCAGGACCGGGCACACACCAAGCGCTTCTGCCCGCTGACGCGCCGCGGCTACACCTCGGTGTACAGCCGGGGCACCGCCGGCAAGCTGGGCGGTGGCGGTGGTGGCCACGGGGCTACCAAGAAGTAG